In the Malus domestica chromosome 16, GDT2T_hap1 genome, one interval contains:
- the LOC103416777 gene encoding uncharacterized protein: MSEDAKRSVAGALSAKPNSDDRKPSSAVTTPTGKRVIIKSADMFQDMQKEAVDIAIGAFEKHSVEKDVAEYIKKEFDKKHGPTWHCIVGRNFGSYVTHETNHFVYFYLDQKAVLLFKSG; the protein is encoded by the exons ATGAGCGAAGACGCAAAGAGAAGCGTCGCCGGAGCTCTGTCGGCGAAGCCCAATTCCGACGACCGGAAACCATCCTCGGCTGTCACCACTCCCACAGGCAAGCGCGTCATCATCAAGAGCGCCGACATGTTCCAGGATATGCAGAAGGAGGCCGTCGACATCGCCATCGGG GCATTTGAGAAGCACAGCGTGGAGAAGGACGTTGCCGAGTATATAAAGAAGGAGTTCGATAAGAAGCATGGACCCACTTGGCATTGCATTGTTGGCCGTAATTTTG GTTCGTATGTGACTCATGAAACAAACCACTTTGTCTACTTCTACTTGGATCAGAAAGCAGTTTTGCTATTTAAGTCTGGTTGA